From Paenibacillus physcomitrellae, the proteins below share one genomic window:
- the trmFO gene encoding FADH(2)-oxidizing methylenetetrahydrofolate--tRNA-(uracil(54)-C(5))-methyltransferase TrmFO, translating into MTEQNRVTVIGAGLAGSEAAWQIASRGVPVTLYEMRPVVKTPAHHTNQFAELVCSNSLRANGLTNAVGVLKEEMRMLDSLVLGAADRNAVPAGGALAVDRDGFSGEITKTLHEHPLVTVINEEIQEIPQDGVVVIATGPLTSPALSEKIKALMGEEYFYFYDAAAPIIEKDSIDMNKVYLASRYDKGEAAYLNCPMNEEEFNAFYDALISAEVAQLKEFEKEVYFEGCMPIEVMMKRGKQTALFGPMKPVGLINPHTGTLPYAVVQLRQDNAAGTLYNMVGFQTHLKWGEQKRVFSMIPGLENAEFVRYGVMHRNTFINSPKLMQPTYQFKSRPTLFFAGQMTGVEGYVESAASGLIAGINAARVASGQDGIIFPEETTLGSMARYITTADFKHFQPMNANFGLFPKLDTRIKQKKEKYEALAHRALNSLQTFITASGLK; encoded by the coding sequence TTGACAGAACAAAATAGGGTTACCGTGATCGGCGCAGGTTTGGCGGGCAGCGAAGCTGCCTGGCAGATTGCGAGTCGCGGTGTCCCCGTTACTTTATATGAGATGCGTCCGGTAGTGAAGACACCGGCGCATCATACGAATCAATTTGCCGAGCTGGTTTGCAGTAATTCGCTCCGGGCAAACGGCTTGACAAACGCGGTTGGCGTTTTGAAGGAAGAAATGCGGATGCTCGATTCGCTGGTGCTGGGAGCGGCGGACCGGAATGCGGTTCCGGCGGGTGGAGCGCTTGCCGTAGACCGGGATGGATTCTCGGGGGAGATTACCAAGACGCTGCACGAACATCCGCTGGTAACGGTAATCAATGAAGAGATTCAGGAGATTCCTCAGGACGGCGTTGTCGTGATTGCGACAGGACCTTTGACTTCACCGGCATTGTCCGAGAAAATCAAAGCGTTGATGGGCGAGGAATATTTCTATTTCTACGATGCGGCTGCGCCGATTATCGAGAAAGATTCCATTGACATGAACAAGGTATATTTGGCTTCCCGTTATGATAAGGGAGAGGCCGCTTATCTGAACTGCCCAATGAATGAAGAGGAATTTAACGCTTTTTATGATGCGCTGATTTCTGCAGAAGTAGCTCAGCTTAAGGAATTTGAGAAAGAGGTTTATTTCGAGGGCTGTATGCCCATTGAAGTGATGATGAAGCGCGGGAAGCAAACGGCTTTGTTTGGACCCATGAAACCTGTCGGGTTGATTAACCCGCACACAGGAACGCTTCCATATGCCGTTGTGCAGCTGCGTCAGGATAATGCTGCTGGCACGCTGTACAATATGGTTGGATTCCAGACCCACTTGAAATGGGGCGAGCAGAAGCGGGTATTCTCGATGATTCCGGGACTTGAGAACGCAGAGTTTGTTCGTTACGGCGTTATGCACCGCAATACCTTTATTAATTCGCCTAAACTGATGCAGCCGACTTACCAGTTCAAGAGCCGTCCGACGCTGTTTTTTGCCGGGCAGATGACTGGGGTAGAAGGTTATGTGGAATCGGCCGCATCCGGACTTATTGCCGGCATTAATGCCGCACGTGTGGCTTCCGGGCAGGATGGTATTATTTTTCCGGAGGAGACCACATTAGGCAGTATGGCTCGTTATATTACGACTGCAGATTTCAAACATTTCCAGCCGATGAATGCCAACTTCGGATTGTTCCCTAAACTGGATACTCGGATCAAGCAAAAGAAAGAAAAATATGAAGCGCTCGCTCACCGCGCGCTAAATTCTTTACAAACCTTTATTACGGCTTCCGGACTTAAATAA
- the hslV gene encoding ATP-dependent protease subunit HslV, with protein sequence MDLSFHATTICAVRHNGQCAIAGDGQVTFGENVIMKHTAKKVRRLYRGQVLAGFAGSVADAITLFEKFEGKLEEHHGNLQRAAVELAKEWRQDRVLRKLEALLIVMDKSGMLLISGGGEIIEPDDDVLAIGSGGNYALSAARALKRHAQGLGAKEMAYEALKVAADICVYTNHNIIVEEL encoded by the coding sequence ATGGATTTATCTTTTCATGCCACTACGATCTGTGCAGTCCGTCATAATGGACAATGCGCTATTGCGGGCGATGGCCAGGTGACGTTTGGAGAGAACGTCATTATGAAGCATACGGCCAAGAAGGTCCGCCGTTTATACCGCGGCCAGGTTTTGGCCGGTTTCGCCGGTTCGGTCGCGGATGCGATCACGCTCTTTGAGAAGTTTGAAGGCAAACTGGAAGAACACCACGGGAACCTGCAGCGGGCTGCTGTTGAACTGGCCAAGGAGTGGCGTCAGGATCGCGTGCTCCGCAAGCTGGAGGCGCTTCTGATCGTCATGGATAAAAGCGGAATGCTGCTGATCTCCGGCGGTGGTGAAATTATCGAACCGGATGACGATGTGCTGGCTATCGGATCCGGCGGCAATTATGCCTTGTCTGCTGCCCGGGCGCTGAAGCGTCATGCCCAAGGGCTTGGTGCCAAAGAGATGGCCTATGAGGCCTTAAAAGTAGCAGCAGATATTTGCGTATATACAAACCATAACATTATCGTCGAAGAACTGTAA
- the hslU gene encoding ATP-dependent protease ATPase subunit HslU, translated as MRNQSLTPREIVTELDKYIVGQKQAKKSVAVALRNRYRRSLLHDDVRDEIVPKNILMIGPTGVGKTEIARRLAKLVGAPFVKVEATKFTEVGYVGRDVESMIRDLIETSIRMVKAERTEQVQDKAEELANERLVQLLAPSTAQNKQQRNPFEMLFGGGGAGQSQEPASGKDEEEKDSQLAEKRRQIRFKLLSGSLEEDIVEIDVEDTAPTMLDMLSGQGGDQMGMNMQEMLGSFMPKRTRKRKLSVKEARKVLTQEEANKLIDHDDLVQEAVSRAEQSGIIFIDEIDKVASKGQGSGPDVSREGVQRDILPIVEGSTVMTKYGPVKTDYILFIAAGAFHVAKPSDLIPELQGRFPIRVELSSLSLDDFVSILTEPQNALTKQYADLLATENINIEFSPEAIREIASIAATVNANNENIGARRLHTILEKLLEDLSFEAPELTLEQFVITPQYVKGKLGDIAEDRDLSQYIL; from the coding sequence ATGAGAAATCAATCACTAACGCCAAGAGAAATTGTAACCGAGCTGGATAAATATATCGTCGGGCAAAAACAAGCCAAAAAATCCGTTGCCGTTGCTCTGCGCAACCGGTATCGCCGCAGCCTGCTTCATGATGATGTCAGAGATGAAATTGTACCGAAAAATATTTTGATGATTGGGCCGACAGGGGTCGGGAAGACGGAGATCGCCCGGCGTCTGGCCAAACTGGTCGGAGCCCCTTTTGTTAAAGTGGAAGCCACCAAGTTTACAGAAGTCGGTTACGTGGGTCGGGATGTCGAATCCATGATTCGTGATCTTATTGAAACTTCCATCCGCATGGTGAAAGCCGAACGGACTGAACAAGTTCAAGATAAGGCAGAAGAGCTGGCCAACGAACGTCTGGTTCAATTGCTTGCCCCTTCTACAGCGCAGAATAAACAGCAGCGGAATCCGTTTGAAATGCTGTTTGGCGGCGGAGGAGCGGGACAATCCCAGGAGCCGGCGTCAGGAAAAGACGAAGAGGAAAAAGACAGCCAGCTTGCGGAGAAGCGGCGTCAGATTCGATTCAAGTTGCTGTCAGGCAGCCTCGAAGAAGACATCGTTGAAATTGATGTTGAGGATACCGCCCCAACTATGCTGGATATGTTGTCCGGTCAGGGCGGCGACCAAATGGGCATGAATATGCAGGAAATGCTCGGCAGCTTTATGCCGAAACGGACCAGAAAGCGTAAGCTCAGCGTGAAGGAAGCCCGCAAGGTGCTGACCCAGGAAGAAGCCAACAAGCTGATTGATCATGATGATCTTGTTCAGGAAGCGGTAAGCCGCGCGGAGCAGTCCGGCATCATTTTTATAGACGAGATTGATAAGGTGGCCAGCAAAGGCCAGGGATCAGGTCCGGATGTATCCAGAGAAGGGGTTCAGCGAGATATTCTGCCGATCGTCGAAGGATCAACGGTTATGACCAAATATGGCCCCGTCAAGACGGATTATATTTTGTTCATAGCTGCGGGAGCTTTTCATGTGGCTAAACCTTCTGATTTAATTCCGGAGCTGCAGGGCCGATTCCCGATTCGCGTTGAACTCAGCAGTTTAAGTTTGGATGATTTTGTATCTATTTTGACCGAACCCCAAAATGCATTGACGAAACAATATGCAGACTTGCTGGCTACCGAAAACATCAACATCGAATTTTCGCCAGAGGCGATTCGTGAAATAGCGTCGATTGCGGCAACGGTAAATGCCAATAATGAAAACATTGGCGCCCGCCGGCTCCATACCATTCTGGAGAAATTGCTTGAGGACCTGTCCTTTGAAGCGCCTGAACTGACATTGGAACAATTTGTGATAACTCCCCAATATGTTAAAGGCAAACTTGGAGACATTGCGGAGGATCGTGATTTGAGTCAATACATTTTGTAA
- the flgB gene encoding flagellar basal body rod protein FlgB, producing the protein MQLLNGVGFDRLQNAIQASDLRQNVIANNIANVDTPKFKRSDVSFESLLQNEMGNGMKELSGLRTDPRHFAIGTSTKVPSAKVTTDNATTMNNNLNNVDIDREMSLLAENQLRYNSYIEELNYQIKMMKTAVGGNV; encoded by the coding sequence ATGCAGCTGCTGAATGGAGTCGGCTTTGACCGCTTGCAAAATGCAATTCAAGCCTCGGATCTGAGACAAAACGTGATCGCCAATAATATTGCCAATGTAGACACCCCTAAGTTCAAACGGTCGGATGTCTCTTTTGAGTCATTGCTTCAGAACGAAATGGGTAATGGTATGAAGGAATTGTCGGGACTGCGCACAGATCCGAGACATTTTGCTATAGGAACTTCAACCAAAGTGCCGTCGGCTAAAGTAACAACCGATAACGCTACAACGATGAATAACAATTTGAACAATGTAGATATAGATCGTGAGATGTCCTTATTAGCGGAGAACCAATTGCGTTACAACTCTTACATAGAGGAGCTTAATTATCAGATTAAAATGATGAAGACAGCAGTAGGAGGAAACGTTTAA
- the flgC gene encoding flagellar basal body rod protein FlgC — MNISNSFGISSSALTAQRLRMDVISSNIANAETTRASVVDGKAVPYRRKMVVLSSDQTPFSNVLNQAMNGQSSAGQGVKVKAIEEDQSPFKPVYDPDHPDADSEGYVYMPNVDTVKEMVDMISASRSYEANVTALNASKSMLTKALQIGK; from the coding sequence ATGAATATTAGCAACAGCTTTGGCATTAGTTCGTCAGCTCTAACCGCCCAGCGTTTGCGTATGGACGTTATTTCCTCCAATATCGCAAATGCGGAAACAACACGCGCTTCCGTGGTAGACGGCAAGGCGGTGCCTTATCGCCGGAAGATGGTTGTTCTATCTTCGGATCAGACGCCATTCAGCAATGTTTTGAACCAGGCCATGAATGGACAATCCTCAGCAGGCCAAGGGGTAAAGGTCAAGGCGATTGAGGAAGATCAATCTCCGTTCAAGCCGGTGTATGACCCGGACCATCCGGATGCGGATAGTGAAGGGTACGTGTATATGCCGAATGTCGATACGGTCAAAGAAATGGTCGATATGATTTCGGCATCCCGTTCTTATGAAGCCAATGTGACGGCGTTAAACGCGTCGAAGAGCATGCTCACTAAAGCACTGCAAATCGGAAAATAA
- the fliE gene encoding flagellar hook-basal body complex protein FliE, with product MIQNVSIPAVQQLEMIKPQAVIDTPTPAESLNSFGSYLKNAIDGVAAQEQNVQALNNQFMAGKVNVDQVMIGSEQALLSLQLTTQVRNKVIEAYQEIMRTQM from the coding sequence ATGATTCAGAATGTTAGCATACCTGCCGTACAGCAGCTTGAAATGATTAAGCCGCAAGCCGTTATAGACACTCCGACTCCGGCAGAAAGTCTTAACAGCTTTGGTTCCTACTTGAAGAATGCCATAGACGGTGTAGCGGCCCAGGAACAAAACGTTCAAGCGCTTAACAATCAGTTTATGGCTGGTAAAGTTAATGTGGATCAGGTGATGATCGGATCGGAACAGGCTTTGCTTAGTTTACAGCTTACTACTCAAGTTCGTAACAAGGTAATTGAAGCCTATCAGGAAATTATGCGAACTCAAATGTAA
- the fliF gene encoding flagellar basal-body MS-ring/collar protein FliF, with protein sequence MNERIAQYRDKIVRYWNNFSKKQKTLFLSTAGIILLAIILLTVQFSKTEYEVAFTGLDSTDAAGIMSYLDTNGTPYKLSSDGKSISVPSTDAARVKVDIGSQGIIQSGSIGFDKTFGGSSSVIGMTDEEFNVKYKSALNGEVEQLLKRTGGVQNAKVLINLPAQNVFASADEQEKASASVVLDFKPGFRPTQDNIDGYFNLVKTAVPNLPVENITISGGDTELLPSGQGGAGGGTLTGAVQENLNLQKKFESDVRQSVKQFLSKLTGPDKIEVLVASKLNFDQVSSKEQLVTPVDEENMKGIAISAQTVQNTYSGSGSTDGGVAGTGDSDVPGYPSSASGNTTNSEENSSTINYEVNHITKDIIASPYVVKDLTINVLVEPPNGQNSLDQTTQDAIDKILKNIVASYLADSGTTYTDEQLSQKVSVYGQAFEGNSTPDAKTGLSSLWMWGLGAVALLAVGVAGVLIFRNRRRAREEAEVEDMPLPVATEYPSISLESVTNENQVRKQLENLAKKKPDEFVNLLRTWLAEE encoded by the coding sequence GTGAATGAGAGAATCGCCCAGTATAGGGATAAGATTGTCCGATACTGGAACAATTTCAGCAAAAAGCAGAAAACGTTATTCCTATCTACCGCAGGGATTATCCTGCTGGCTATTATTCTTTTGACTGTGCAATTCTCAAAAACGGAGTATGAGGTAGCTTTTACGGGGCTAGATTCCACGGATGCGGCAGGAATTATGTCCTATTTGGATACAAACGGGACGCCTTATAAACTCAGCAGCGATGGGAAAAGCATTTCAGTACCCAGCACGGATGCGGCAAGGGTCAAAGTAGATATTGGTTCGCAGGGGATTATCCAGAGCGGATCCATTGGTTTTGATAAAACATTTGGCGGGAGCTCCAGTGTAATCGGGATGACCGACGAGGAGTTTAACGTCAAATACAAAAGCGCCTTGAACGGTGAGGTTGAACAGCTGCTAAAAAGAACGGGCGGCGTTCAAAATGCGAAGGTCCTGATCAACCTCCCGGCTCAAAACGTGTTTGCAAGTGCGGACGAACAAGAGAAGGCTTCGGCATCGGTGGTTCTCGATTTCAAGCCAGGGTTTCGCCCTACACAAGATAATATCGACGGATACTTCAATTTAGTTAAGACCGCGGTGCCAAATCTTCCTGTAGAAAATATTACGATCTCCGGAGGAGACACCGAATTGCTTCCTTCGGGACAAGGAGGAGCAGGCGGAGGAACCCTTACGGGAGCTGTGCAGGAAAACCTGAATTTGCAGAAAAAATTCGAAAGTGACGTAAGACAAAGCGTTAAACAATTTTTAAGCAAACTTACGGGTCCCGATAAAATCGAGGTTTTGGTTGCCTCCAAACTGAACTTTGACCAGGTAAGCTCGAAGGAACAGCTGGTTACTCCTGTAGATGAAGAGAATATGAAGGGGATTGCAATCAGTGCCCAAACGGTTCAGAACACTTACTCTGGTTCGGGAAGCACAGATGGCGGAGTAGCGGGAACTGGGGACAGCGATGTGCCGGGGTATCCATCATCAGCCTCAGGCAACACTACCAATTCGGAAGAAAATTCATCAACCATTAACTACGAGGTTAACCATATTACCAAGGACATCATAGCAAGTCCCTATGTTGTTAAAGATTTAACCATTAACGTGCTGGTTGAACCACCTAACGGACAAAATTCTTTGGATCAAACCACACAAGATGCTATAGATAAAATTTTGAAAAATATAGTCGCTTCTTATTTGGCGGATTCAGGAACCACTTATACGGACGAACAACTTAGCCAGAAAGTATCGGTTTATGGACAGGCCTTTGAAGGAAACAGTACGCCAGACGCCAAAACAGGGCTTTCCAGCTTGTGGATGTGGGGGCTTGGAGCCGTGGCGCTCCTTGCAGTCGGTGTAGCGGGTGTGCTGATCTTCAGAAACCGCAGACGGGCGCGTGAAGAAGCCGAGGTTGAGGATATGCCGCTTCCGGTGGCGACGGAGTATCCATCGATCAGCCTGGAGAGCGTTACAAACGAAAATCAAGTCAGAAAGCAATTGGAGAATCTGGCCAAGAAGAAACCGGACGAATTCGTCAATCTGCTCCGTACTTGGCTTGCTGAGGAATAG
- the fliG gene encoding flagellar motor switch protein FliG gives MSTQGLTGKQKAAILLITLGPEVSAQIFKHLRDEEIEQLTLEIANVRKVDSAEKDMVMAEFHQICLAQEYISQGGINYAKDILEKALGQQKAMDIINRLTATLQVRPFDFARKADPNQILNFIQNENAQTIALVLSYLQFEQAASILSSLPQEKQAEVARRIAVMDSTSPEVIAQVERVLEQKLSSTVTQDYTTAGGIESIVQILNGVDRGTERTILDSLEIQDPELAEEIKKRMFVFEDIVNVDNRSIQRIIRDIDNADLQLALKVASEEVREAVFRNMSKRMSETFKEEMEYMGPVRLRDVEEAQTRIVATIRRLEEAGEIIIARGGGDDIIV, from the coding sequence TTGAGCACTCAGGGATTGACGGGGAAGCAGAAAGCAGCAATCCTGCTGATTACATTGGGGCCGGAAGTGTCGGCCCAAATATTTAAACATCTGAGAGATGAGGAAATTGAACAGCTGACACTGGAAATCGCAAATGTGCGGAAGGTAGATTCAGCAGAGAAAGATATGGTCATGGCTGAGTTCCACCAGATCTGTCTGGCTCAGGAATATATTTCACAGGGCGGCATCAATTACGCCAAAGATATTTTGGAGAAGGCCCTCGGTCAGCAGAAAGCGATGGACATTATCAATCGCCTGACGGCGACTCTGCAGGTCAGACCGTTTGATTTTGCCAGAAAAGCGGATCCGAACCAGATTCTGAATTTCATTCAGAACGAAAATGCACAAACGATCGCACTTGTCTTATCTTATCTGCAGTTTGAGCAGGCAGCGTCAATTCTCTCTTCTCTTCCTCAAGAGAAGCAGGCAGAAGTTGCAAGAAGAATTGCAGTGATGGATAGCACGTCTCCAGAGGTCATTGCCCAGGTTGAACGTGTGCTTGAACAGAAGCTGTCTTCGACGGTAACTCAGGACTATACGACTGCTGGCGGCATCGAATCGATTGTTCAGATTTTGAATGGCGTAGACCGTGGTACAGAAAGAACGATTCTGGACTCTCTGGAGATTCAGGATCCCGAGCTTGCCGAGGAAATCAAGAAGCGGATGTTTGTCTTCGAAGATATCGTCAATGTGGATAACCGTTCCATTCAGCGGATCATCCGTGACATCGATAATGCCGATTTGCAGCTTGCACTCAAAGTGGCCAGTGAGGAAGTGCGGGAAGCGGTTTTCCGCAATATGTCCAAACGGATGTCGGAAACGTTCAAGGAAGAAATGGAATACATGGGACCTGTGCGGCTGCGTGATGTTGAAGAAGCTCAGACCCGTATCGTAGCTACAATTAGAAGACTTGAGGAAGCCGGTGAAATTATCATAGCTCGCGGCGGAGGAGATGACATCATTGTCTAA
- a CDS encoding FliH/SctL family protein — MSKLIKATQYVPLDNLKQLDLSKRYESSVSDQELDAEHDKSEHESVYRKRMEEAEQTRMEILQDAKEFAERQVREASEEAERIMEEAKQQIEAWWQERRQQDEQLIEASKAEGFHQGYEEGRQQVELELKQQIDRMMSEAQSVLAEAQRNKEQIIQEAEPFVVALSCEIARKIVDRQLTVEPGFALDLIERNLARKKEQGTLTLCVSPSHYSFVHAAKEELSLVIDSQAELLIIPDSSVKDHGCVIRSSFGSVDARIDTQLTEIKKELLRISQHAEDQRMDDDHV; from the coding sequence TTGTCTAAATTGATTAAAGCTACCCAATATGTCCCACTGGATAACTTGAAGCAATTGGACCTCTCCAAACGGTATGAATCTTCCGTGTCCGATCAGGAATTAGATGCAGAACATGACAAGTCGGAGCATGAATCGGTTTACAGGAAACGGATGGAAGAAGCGGAGCAGACCCGCATGGAAATTTTGCAGGATGCCAAAGAGTTTGCGGAAAGACAGGTTCGTGAAGCTTCGGAGGAAGCCGAACGGATCATGGAAGAAGCCAAACAGCAGATTGAAGCCTGGTGGCAGGAACGAAGGCAGCAGGATGAGCAGCTGATCGAAGCTTCCAAAGCGGAAGGTTTTCACCAAGGTTATGAGGAAGGCCGGCAGCAGGTAGAGCTGGAGCTGAAGCAGCAAATTGACCGGATGATGAGCGAAGCTCAGAGTGTTCTTGCGGAAGCGCAGAGGAACAAAGAACAAATCATCCAGGAAGCGGAGCCGTTTGTTGTCGCTCTGAGCTGTGAAATCGCCAGAAAAATTGTTGACAGGCAGCTGACGGTTGAACCTGGGTTTGCACTGGATCTTATAGAGCGCAACCTGGCCCGCAAAAAAGAACAGGGAACACTGACGCTTTGCGTTTCACCTTCTCATTATTCCTTTGTTCACGCGGCAAAAGAAGAGCTGTCGCTCGTTATTGACTCACAGGCAGAGCTGCTGATCATTCCGGATTCCAGTGTGAAGGATCATGGCTGTGTCATCCGATCTTCATTCGGAAGTGTCGATGCTAGAATTGATACGCAGCTCACGGAAATTAAGAAGGAATTGCTGCGAATCTCCCAGCATGCTGAAGATCAAAGAATGGATGATGACCATGTTTAA
- the fliI gene encoding flagellar protein export ATPase FliI, which yields MFNLDTYLEHLREIDPVRVNGKVTQVIGLMVESEGPDASIGDVCEIYPTKSSVPLKAEVVGFRDNKVLLMPLGELHSIGPGCDVVGTGKPLTVQVGSELLGKVLDGLGQPLDGSLLPSRMGHFSTLNKPVNPLAKPRVKDPISIGVRAIDGLLTIGKGQRVGIFAGSGVGKSTLMGMIARNTSADVNVIALIGERGREVLDFIERDLGPEGLARSVVIVATSDQPALIRMKGALIATTIAEFFRDRGMNVMLMMDSVTRYAMALREVGLAVGEPPAMRGYTPSVFAALPKLLERAGTGKTGSITAFYTVLVDGDDMNEPIADAVRGILDGHIVLNRNIANKGHFPAIDILASISRVMKDITSEEQMDAANNLKRIMSVYKESEDLINIGAYQKGSNPQIDQAIDSIERVWEYTKQKVNEKVTLDEATERLIAEFAGG from the coding sequence ATGTTTAATCTGGATACTTACCTGGAGCATTTGAGAGAAATCGATCCTGTCCGGGTCAACGGTAAAGTCACTCAGGTTATCGGATTGATGGTGGAATCAGAAGGTCCGGATGCAAGCATCGGCGACGTATGCGAAATTTATCCTACGAAATCGTCCGTGCCGCTGAAAGCGGAAGTTGTTGGTTTTCGTGACAACAAAGTGCTGCTGATGCCGCTCGGCGAACTGCATTCGATTGGTCCGGGCTGCGATGTCGTCGGCACCGGCAAGCCGCTTACGGTCCAGGTCGGATCGGAGCTGCTCGGCAAAGTGCTGGACGGGCTCGGCCAGCCGCTGGACGGTTCGCTGCTTCCATCCCGTATGGGGCATTTCTCAACGCTGAACAAGCCGGTGAATCCGCTGGCGAAACCGCGGGTCAAGGACCCGATCAGCATCGGCGTCCGGGCTATTGACGGATTGCTGACGATCGGCAAAGGCCAGCGGGTGGGGATTTTTGCAGGCTCAGGGGTTGGGAAAAGCACCTTGATGGGCATGATTGCCCGCAACACCTCGGCTGACGTCAACGTGATTGCACTGATCGGGGAACGCGGGAGAGAAGTGCTCGATTTTATTGAACGGGACTTGGGGCCGGAAGGTTTGGCCAGATCGGTGGTTATCGTAGCAACCTCCGACCAGCCCGCTTTGATCCGGATGAAAGGCGCGCTGATCGCAACGACGATTGCCGAGTTTTTTCGGGATCGCGGAATGAATGTCATGCTGATGATGGATTCGGTCACCCGTTATGCGATGGCGCTTCGGGAAGTGGGGCTGGCTGTCGGAGAACCGCCGGCGATGCGGGGCTATACGCCTTCCGTGTTTGCCGCTTTGCCCAAGCTGCTGGAGCGTGCAGGAACAGGGAAAACCGGTTCCATCACAGCCTTCTATACCGTGCTGGTGGATGGCGACGACATGAATGAACCGATCGCCGATGCTGTTCGGGGGATATTGGACGGTCACATCGTCTTGAACCGGAATATTGCCAATAAGGGCCATTTTCCGGCTATCGATATTTTGGCCAGTATCAGCAGGGTTATGAAGGATATTACTTCGGAAGAACAGATGGATGCAGCCAACAACTTGAAACGGATCATGTCAGTGTACAAGGAATCCGAGGATTTGATTAATATCGGTGCCTACCAGAAAGGCTCAAATCCACAGATTGACCAGGCCATCGACTCCATTGAGCGGGTTTGGGAGTATACGAAACAAAAGGTTAACGAGAAGGTAACGCTTGACGAAGCAACAGAACGTTTAATTGCCGAATTCGCAGGAGGATGA
- the fliJ gene encoding flagellar export protein FliJ gives MKFNYAFQKVVDLKTNEKTQAEWMLSAAIGVLQNEMSSLEQLVEDKRKLAAAIQEEAQKSSSCLKLQALQQYSDHLERCIALKSKDVDNAEQNVEKNKAHLSSRMLDEKVWLKAKDKALDAFRQQMLLREQNELDEMATVRFAMRAR, from the coding sequence GTGAAATTTAATTACGCCTTTCAGAAAGTGGTTGACCTGAAGACTAACGAGAAAACACAGGCTGAATGGATGCTTTCTGCGGCAATAGGCGTTCTGCAAAACGAAATGAGCAGTCTCGAGCAGCTGGTGGAGGACAAACGGAAGCTGGCGGCAGCGATTCAGGAGGAAGCGCAAAAATCATCCTCCTGTCTGAAGCTTCAAGCCTTGCAGCAATATTCTGATCATCTTGAACGCTGTATCGCCCTGAAATCCAAAGATGTCGATAATGCGGAGCAAAATGTTGAGAAGAACAAGGCCCACTTAAGCAGCAGGATGCTGGATGAGAAGGTTTGGCTAAAGGCAAAAGATAAGGCGCTTGATGCGTTCCGCCAGCAAATGCTTCTCAGGGAACAAAATGAACTGGATGAGATGGCGACCGTCCGGTTCGCCATGAGAGCCCGGTAA